A window of the Hordeum vulgare subsp. vulgare chromosome 5H, MorexV3_pseudomolecules_assembly, whole genome shotgun sequence genome harbors these coding sequences:
- the LOC123452635 gene encoding RING-H2 finger protein ATL67-like: MASGVSTSMVLTLLGFCVSVLFILFVCSRLVCALVRRRRRRSRASPLPPGFPPLAANYFFAVQVDRLGGQPAAGPGAGGLDLAAVASFPTRAFSAASPSSDSDSSDAAPQCVVCLAEYEDKDVLRTLPYCGHNFHMVCIDAWLKQHSTCPVCRISLSDYPDIKHIAPPLPSAVVIPIPIPPYSPEASISDPCHCLFVGTGHSPRPSEVLQSEPDQANRTVPGPSLDGPNNLTLSEVTSPGEITTKQ, encoded by the exons ATGGCGTCGGGGGTGTCCACGAGCATGGTGCTCACGCTGCTCGGCTTCTGCGTCAGCGTGCTCTTCATACTCTTCGTCTGCTCCAGGCTCGTCTGCGCGCTCGTGCGCCGCCGTCGGCGCCGCTCCCGGGCCTCGCCGCTCCCGCCGGGCTTCCCGCCCCTCGCCGCCAACTACTTCTTCGCCGTCCAGGTCGACCGCCTGGGGGGGCAGCCAGCGGCCGGCCCCGGCGCCGGGGGGCTTGACCTGGCCGCCGTCGCCTCCTTCCCCACCCGCGCCTTCTCAGCTGCATCGCCCTCCTCAGACTCCGACTCCTCCGACGCGGCCCCGCA GTGTGTTGTTTGTCTTGCAGAATACGAGGACAAAGATGTGCTCCGCACTCTTCCTTACTGTGGCCACAATTTCCATATGGTGTGCATAGATGCTTGGCTAAAGCAGCACTCAACGTGCCCAGTCTGTAGAATTTCACTGTCTGACTATCCTGATATCAAGCATATTGCGCCTCCTTTACCAAGTGCAGTGGTGATACCAATACCTATACCTCCTTATTCCCCCGAAGCATCCATATCGGATCCGTGTCATTGCCTGTTTGTCGGCACGGGGCATTCGCCAAGGCCATCGGAGGTTCTTCAAAGCGAACCCGACCAGGCGAATCGGACAGTACCCGGTCCATCCTTGGATGGGCCAAACAACTTGACGTTGTCTGAGGTTACCTCTCCTGGCGAAATAACAACGAAACAGTAA
- the LOC123452638 gene encoding stress-response A/B barrel domain-containing protein At5g22580-like, with amino-acid sequence MEFKHLCLVRFKEGVVVDDIIQQLTKLAAELDTVKFFGWGKDVLNQETLTQGFTHVFSMSFASAEDLAACMGHEKHSAFAATFMAVLDKVVVLDFPFVVAKPAPSA; translated from the exons ATGGAGTTCAAGCACCTTTGCCTGGTCAGGTTCAAGGAGGGCGTGGTGGTGGACGACATCATTCAGCAGCTCACCAAGCTCGCCGCTGAGCTCGACACCGTCAAATTCTTTGGGTG GGGAAAGGACGTGCTGAACCAGGAGACGCTGACGCAGGGCTTCACCCACGTCTTCTCCATGAGCTTCGCGAGCGCCGAGGACCTGGCGGCGTGCATGGGCCACGAGAAGCACTCTGCCTTCGCCGCCACCTTCATGGCCGTGCTCGACAAGGTCGTCGTCCTCGACTTCCCCTTCGTCGTTGCCAAGCCGGCGCCATCCGCTTGA